The proteins below come from a single Streptomyces sp. SCSIO 75703 genomic window:
- a CDS encoding FAD-linked oxidase C-terminal domain-containing protein, with translation MIMSRIEAPRDEDGAAGTLVGRLLGVLPPDSVLTDPDVTASYAHDMASFCPAGTPAAVVLPRTVEEVQHVLRTATDLRVPVVPQGARTGLSGAANATDGCVVLSLTRMDRILEIDPVDRIAVVEPGVVNAVLSRAVEEHGLFYPPDPSSWETCTIGGNIGTASGGLCCVKYGVTAEYVLGLDVVLADGRLMSTGRRTAKGVAGYDLTRLFVGSEGSLGVVVRAVLALRPKPPAPLVLAAEFASAADACDAVCRIMEGGHVPSLLELMDRTTVEAVNDLARMGLPETTEALLLAAFDTADPAADLAAVGALCEAAGATQVVPAEDAAESDLLLQARRLSLTALEAVKGTTMIDDVCVPRSRLGAMLEGIERIAAKYRLTIGVCAHAGDGNTHPTVCFDARDPDESRRARESFDEIMALGLELGGTITGEHGVGVLKKEWLAREIGPVGLEMQRAVKKTFDPLGILNPGKVF, from the coding sequence GACGTCACCGCCTCCTACGCCCACGACATGGCGAGCTTCTGCCCGGCCGGCACCCCGGCCGCCGTCGTCCTGCCGCGCACCGTGGAGGAAGTCCAGCACGTCCTGCGCACCGCCACCGACCTGCGCGTCCCGGTCGTCCCGCAGGGCGCCCGCACCGGACTGTCCGGCGCCGCCAACGCCACCGACGGCTGCGTCGTGCTCTCCCTGACCAGGATGGACCGCATCCTGGAGATCGACCCCGTCGACCGGATCGCCGTCGTCGAACCGGGCGTCGTCAACGCCGTCCTCTCCCGCGCGGTGGAGGAACACGGCCTTTTCTACCCGCCGGACCCCTCCAGTTGGGAGACCTGCACCATCGGCGGGAACATCGGCACCGCCTCCGGCGGCCTGTGCTGCGTCAAGTACGGCGTCACCGCCGAGTACGTCCTCGGCCTCGACGTGGTGCTCGCCGACGGCCGTCTGATGTCCACCGGCCGCCGCACCGCCAAGGGCGTCGCCGGATACGACCTCACGCGCCTGTTCGTCGGCTCCGAGGGCTCCCTCGGCGTCGTCGTCCGCGCCGTCCTGGCGCTGCGGCCGAAGCCGCCCGCACCCCTCGTGCTGGCCGCCGAGTTCGCCTCCGCCGCCGACGCCTGCGACGCGGTGTGCCGGATCATGGAGGGCGGGCACGTGCCGTCCCTCCTGGAGCTGATGGACCGTACGACCGTCGAGGCCGTCAACGACCTGGCCCGCATGGGGCTCCCGGAGACCACCGAGGCCCTGCTGCTCGCCGCCTTCGACACCGCCGACCCGGCCGCCGACCTCGCCGCGGTCGGCGCGCTGTGCGAGGCGGCCGGCGCCACGCAGGTGGTCCCCGCCGAGGACGCCGCCGAGTCCGACCTGCTGCTCCAGGCGCGGCGCCTGTCCCTCACCGCCCTGGAGGCCGTCAAGGGCACCACGATGATCGACGACGTGTGCGTGCCCCGCTCCCGGCTCGGCGCGATGCTGGAGGGCATCGAGCGGATCGCCGCGAAGTACCGCCTGACCATCGGCGTCTGCGCCCACGCCGGTGACGGCAACACCCACCCCACGGTCTGCTTCGACGCCCGGGACCCCGACGAGTCCCGGCGGGCCCGGGAGTCCTTCGACGAGATCATGGCCCTCGGGCTGGAGCTCGGCGGCACGATCACCGGCGAGCACGGCGTGGGGGTACTGAAGAAGGAGTGGCTGGCGCGCGAGATCGGCCCCGTCGGGCTGGAGATGCAGCGGGCCGTGAAGAAGACCTTCGACCCGCTCGGCATCCTCAACCCGGGCAAGGTGTTCTGA
- a CDS encoding SsgA family sporulation/cell division regulator: protein MHPIVVERELEMRLILSPERGLAVPALLAYHSDDPYAVHVTFHIDSGHPVHWTFARDLLVEGVFRPGGQGDVRVWPSKAEGRSVVLIALSSPDGDALLEAPAAQVSAWLERTLRAVPPGSEGEQLGIDDGIAELLAR, encoded by the coding sequence ATGCACCCCATCGTGGTCGAACGCGAACTGGAGATGCGGCTCATCCTGTCGCCCGAGCGGGGACTCGCGGTCCCCGCCCTGCTCGCCTACCACTCCGACGACCCCTACGCGGTCCACGTCACCTTCCACATCGACTCGGGCCACCCCGTGCACTGGACGTTCGCCCGCGATCTGCTGGTCGAGGGCGTCTTCCGGCCGGGCGGGCAGGGGGACGTGCGGGTGTGGCCGTCGAAGGCCGAGGGCCGCAGCGTCGTGCTGATCGCGCTGAGCAGCCCCGACGGCGACGCCCTGCTGGAGGCGCCCGCCGCACAGGTGTCGGCGTGGCTGGAGCGGACGCTGCGGGCGGTGCCGCCGGGGTCGGAGGGCGAACAGCTCGGCATCGACGACGGAATCGCCGAGCTGCTCGCCCGGTGA
- a CDS encoding RDD family protein: MSAPTPAPGDDRPREGYYPDPSIPGYVRYWNGASWVAGTSRPAPRDGESLAPPPGALPSVEETGPHFFDEDPLQEPPPAAASQHGSRPEPAAAWGADAQPAGTGAPEVAWPSPPGPDQGAVQDADPRVDPRVPHSPAPVPHPAAPSPAAASPASPASSASSAVGTDGTDGARGGGTGTAGAPAPAEAPAASAPGDTFVFRRPGAGPGTAARPAPTAAEGPADEGTMTFRPVPPRTAGEPGPRPGPGPGAGKAAAARAGAARAGAPAPAAPAAPSPAPSPASGPSGPQGAGPALPRQPASPGPAEAPQQPAVPFPPVAPAAPLAAGPGGGQPSWAQQVHRLAATGGDEQPPVAPWKPPVDDVFQAAARRQAAARPAPLGKRLAARLVDTVVLAGVTAAAAVPLGTRAADHLQAKIEEARLSGETVTVWLIDGTTGPYLGIVLAVLLLFGVAYEVLPTAKWGRTLGKRLLGVEVRDIEAHEPPSFGAALRRWLVYSVPGLLVIGVVGVAWCLFDRPWHQCWHDKAAHTFVAG, encoded by the coding sequence ATGAGCGCCCCAACCCCGGCACCCGGCGACGACAGGCCCCGCGAGGGGTATTACCCGGACCCCTCCATCCCCGGATACGTCCGGTACTGGAACGGCGCCTCCTGGGTGGCGGGCACCAGCCGGCCGGCTCCCCGGGACGGCGAGTCGCTCGCCCCGCCGCCCGGCGCGCTGCCCTCCGTGGAGGAGACCGGCCCGCACTTCTTCGACGAGGACCCGCTCCAGGAGCCGCCCCCGGCCGCCGCGTCCCAGCACGGCAGCCGCCCGGAACCGGCCGCCGCGTGGGGCGCCGACGCGCAGCCGGCCGGCACCGGAGCCCCCGAGGTCGCCTGGCCCAGCCCGCCGGGCCCGGACCAGGGCGCCGTGCAGGACGCCGACCCGCGGGTGGACCCGAGGGTGCCGCACTCCCCGGCCCCGGTCCCGCACCCGGCCGCGCCGTCGCCCGCGGCCGCCTCGCCCGCCTCGCCCGCCTCGTCCGCCTCGTCCGCCGTCGGCACGGACGGCACGGACGGCGCGCGGGGCGGCGGCACGGGCACGGCCGGCGCTCCCGCGCCCGCCGAGGCGCCCGCCGCCTCCGCGCCCGGCGACACCTTCGTCTTCCGCCGTCCGGGCGCGGGGCCCGGGACCGCGGCACGGCCGGCGCCGACGGCCGCCGAAGGGCCCGCCGACGAGGGCACCATGACCTTCCGTCCCGTACCGCCGCGCACGGCGGGGGAGCCGGGGCCCCGGCCGGGCCCCGGTCCCGGCGCCGGGAAGGCCGCCGCCGCCCGCGCGGGCGCGGCACGGGCCGGAGCGCCGGCCCCGGCCGCCCCCGCGGCCCCGTCGCCCGCCCCGTCGCCGGCGTCCGGGCCGTCCGGCCCGCAGGGGGCGGGACCGGCTCTTCCCCGGCAGCCGGCGAGCCCCGGGCCCGCCGAGGCCCCGCAGCAGCCCGCCGTCCCCTTCCCGCCGGTCGCCCCGGCGGCGCCGCTGGCGGCCGGACCCGGCGGCGGCCAGCCGTCCTGGGCCCAGCAGGTGCACCGGCTCGCCGCGACCGGCGGCGACGAACAGCCGCCGGTCGCGCCCTGGAAGCCCCCGGTCGACGACGTGTTCCAGGCCGCCGCCCGGCGGCAGGCGGCGGCCCGCCCCGCGCCCCTCGGCAAGCGGCTCGCCGCCCGGCTGGTCGACACCGTGGTCCTCGCGGGCGTCACCGCCGCGGCCGCCGTCCCCCTCGGCACCCGGGCGGCCGACCACCTCCAGGCCAAGATCGAGGAGGCCCGGCTCTCCGGGGAGACGGTCACCGTCTGGCTGATCGACGGCACCACCGGCCCCTACCTCGGCATCGTCCTGGCCGTCCTGCTGCTCTTCGGCGTCGCCTACGAGGTCCTGCCCACCGCCAAGTGGGGCCGCACCCTGGGCAAACGGCTGCTCGGCGTGGAGGTGCGGGACATCGAGGCGCACGAGCCCCCGTCCTTCGGCGCCGCCCTGCGCCGCTGGCTCGTCTACAGCGTCCCCGGCCTCCTGGTGATCGGCGTCGTCGGTGTGGCCTGGTGCCTCTTCGACCGCCCCTGGCACCAGTGCTGGCACGACAAGGCGGCCCACACCTTCGTCGCCGGCTGA
- a CDS encoding RDD family protein → MSSEPPYGSGGQPPEDDPFRKRPPSGPGPEPGQGAGGAGSPYDTPPSSGGGEPPPWGGSPYGGGQPPPTGGPYGGGGQYPGGPYGGDPYGGGGGPGGPLAGMPPLADSGRRTLARIIDMILVGLVVWLLSWAFNVAEFRVNGDQLDAGRSFGQSVIAAVLYIGYDTYMTATRGQTLGKKWFGLRVANLDDGATPSVQTSLIRAAVLWLPFAFCCACVWTIIAGGWSFFDKPYKQGLHDKAAKTVVVSAR, encoded by the coding sequence ATGAGCAGCGAACCGCCCTACGGCTCCGGCGGGCAGCCGCCGGAGGACGACCCGTTCCGCAAGCGCCCCCCGTCCGGACCCGGCCCGGAACCGGGCCAGGGCGCGGGCGGCGCGGGCTCGCCGTACGACACGCCGCCGTCGTCGGGCGGCGGAGAGCCGCCGCCCTGGGGCGGGAGTCCCTACGGCGGCGGACAGCCCCCGCCCACGGGCGGCCCCTACGGCGGGGGCGGGCAGTACCCCGGCGGCCCCTACGGCGGTGATCCGTACGGGGGCGGGGGCGGGCCCGGCGGCCCGCTCGCCGGCATGCCCCCGCTGGCCGACAGCGGGCGCCGCACGCTCGCCCGGATCATCGACATGATCCTGGTGGGCCTCGTGGTCTGGCTGCTGAGCTGGGCGTTCAACGTCGCCGAGTTCCGCGTCAACGGCGACCAGCTCGACGCGGGCAGGTCCTTCGGGCAGTCCGTGATCGCCGCCGTGCTCTACATCGGCTACGACACCTACATGACCGCGACCCGGGGCCAGACGCTCGGAAAGAAGTGGTTCGGCCTGCGGGTGGCCAACCTGGACGACGGCGCCACGCCCTCCGTGCAGACCTCGCTGATCCGGGCCGCGGTGCTCTGGCTCCCGTTCGCCTTCTGCTGCGCCTGCGTGTGGACGATCATCGCGGGCGGCTGGAGCTTCTTCGACAAGCCCTACAAGCAGGGCCTGCACGACAAGGCGGCCAAGACGGTGGTGGTCAGCGCCCGTTGA